Proteins from one Juglans microcarpa x Juglans regia isolate MS1-56 chromosome 1S, Jm3101_v1.0, whole genome shotgun sequence genomic window:
- the LOC121244619 gene encoding uncharacterized protein LOC121244619 isoform X2 has translation MKQKIVPLYHRKHISMQSSSIPSEEHIIYNNTVKAMQLMPIQSSIPRSSSDPSLSRTICSRSRRPSNSNHSPSSTPPSKSKYSLRSPILERIINGIKSQSLVASRRSYLKEKDLEAHNRRIAAINVDDAYSNSTPYYKGVYYDSLITKTPKLTSGISSGRKSDSDSVATSSSLSTFIFRIRDLSSNCFSVKIKRDETSKPATYVTMESAGHTPFFPSSSPSASSPRATVTVLKEMSKIAEERKETTVGDVHALLAKEKPLPERVAEPAAVTTVVMQPSKSNPMANEYSPFLTQTPSASAAPRTKTRVLKEMSEGRNEIIGKGDVNDLLVEKKLLRESAEKPAPKIPTGLVLQPSKSKDRIINEKDGNKKMRKNREFLWANKYQPKALDDFICNREKAMELLALIREGGCGHIIFEGPPGVGKRTMIWAMLGEAFGPDRVQARDECKAFNLKGEMLGKIQVNVKQSPQHIEVNLSELKGYEKHVVVELIKETQNMISNKGLLCDSDNCRAIILYEAEKLSTDALLYIKWLLERYKGCNKVFFCCSDLSKLEPIKTICTVVQLVPPSRKEIVEVLEFIAKQEGIELPHRLAEKFAEKSKNNLRQAIRSFEASWLANYPFQDDLEILTGWEDDIANIAKNIVEEQSPKQLYMIRGMLQNLIEHDVSPDSMFKFLVKELKKHAREELKQQIDKLYEEYSRVDENLFESQKLAFANNKSEETGKGVHEPMRRNIVQQFLRIEALSMYY, from the exons ATGAAACAAAAGATAGTACCTCTGTATCATCGTAAACATATCTCCATGCAATCATCTTCCATCCCCTCCGAAGAACATATAATCTACAACAACACAGTTAAAGCAATGCAATTAATGCCGATCCAATCATCAATCCCACGATCTTCTTCTGATCCATCCCTCTCCAGGACAATCTGCTCTCGCTCTCGCCGGCCTAGTAATTCCAACCACTCACCATCTTCAACTCCTCCATCAAAGTCAAAATACTCTCTGCGCTCCCCAATACTAGAAAGGATTATTAATGGCATTAAAAGCCAATCCTTGGTGGCCTCCAGGCGTTCGTATTTGAAAGAGAAGGATCTTGAGGCTCACAACAGAAGAATTGCCGCCATTAATGTCGACGACGCTTACTCCAATTCCACTCCATATTACAAAGGAGTGTATTATGATTCTCTAATTACCAAAACGCCAAAACTGACTTCTGGAATCAGTTCTGGACGCAAAAGTGACTCAGACAGTGTTGCTACCTCTAGctctctctccaccttcatCTTTAGAATTCGAGATCTGAGTTCTAATTGCTTTAGTGTTAAAATTAAGAGAGATGAGACCAGCAAGCCTGCAACCTATGTCACGATGGAATCTGCAGGTCACACTCCTTTCTTCCCTTCTTCATCACCATCCGCATCGTCACCTAGGGCGACTGTGACGGTGTTGAAGGAGATGAGTAAGATTGCTGAAGAAAGGAAGGAGACGACCGTCGGCGATGTCCATGCTTTGTTAGCTAAGGAGAAGCCATTGCCGGAGAGAGTAGCAGAACCCGCAGCCGTAACAACTGTAGTAATGCAGCCATCCAAATCCAATCCAATGGCAAACGAGTATTCTCCTTTCTTGACTCAGACACCATCAGCATCGGCAGCACCAAGGACAAAGACGAGGGTTTTGAAGGAGATGAGTGAAGGAAGGAACGAAATCATCGGTAAAGGCGATGTTAATGATTTGTTAGTTGAGAAGAAGCTCTTGAGAGAGAGTGCGGAAAAACCCGCACCCAAAATACCAACCGGCCTAGTATTGCAGCCATCCAAATCAAAAGACCGAATCATAAATGAGAAAGATGGCAACAAAAAGATGAGGAAAAACCGCGAGTTTTTATGGGCAAACAAGTACCAACCCAAGGCCTTGGACGACTTCATTTGCAATCGAGAAAAAGCAATGGAACTACTAGCTTTG ATCAGAGAGGGAGGATGTGGCCATATTATATTTGAGGGGCCACCGGGCGTGGGGAAGAGAACCATGATATGGGCTATGCTTGGAGAGGCTTTTGGACCTGACAGAGTACAG GCGAGGGACGAATGCAAGGCATTTAACCtgaag GGTGAAATGTTGGGTAAGATCCAAGTAAATGTAAAGCAATCTCCCCAGCACATTGAAGTCAATCTCTCTGAACTAAAGGGCTATGAGAAGCATGTCGTTGTTGAACTTATCAAGGAAACACAAAATATGATTTCTAACAAAGGTTTGCTTTGTGACTCTGACAATTGCCGAG caattattttatatgaggcAGAAAAGCTATCTACAGATGCCCTACTATATATAAAGTGGCTATTGGAACGGTATAAAGGATGTAATAAGGTTTTCTTCTGTTGCTCTGATCTCTCAAAACTTGAACCCATCAAAACAATTTGCACAGTTGTTCAGCTGGTACCACCTTCACGTAAAGAG ATTGTTGAAGTTTTGGAGTTCATAGCTAAACAAGAAGGCATAGAATTGCCACATCGATTGGCTGAAAAATTTGCAGAGAAGTCGAAAAATAATCTTCGTCAAGCCATTCGATCATTTGAGGCCTCTTGGTTGGCCAA CTATCCCTTTCAAGATGATCTAGAAATTTTGACTGGATGGGAAGATGACATTGCAAATATTGCTAAGAATATAGTAGAAGAGCAAAGTCCAAAACA GTTATATATGATTCGTGGGATGCTTCAAAATCTCATAGAACATGATGTATCCCCCGACTCTATGTTCAAG TTTCTGGTAAAAGAGCTAAAGAAGCATGCACGAGAggaattaaaacaacaaattgaTAAACTGTATGAGGAATACAGT AGGgttgatgaaaatttatttgaaagtcAGAAATTGGCCTTTGCAAACAATAAATCCGAGGAAACTGGCAAAGGAGTTCATGAACCAATGAGAAGGAATATTGTTCAACAATTTCTGAGGATCGAAG CACTCTCAATGTACTACTGA
- the LOC121245912 gene encoding BTB/POZ domain-containing protein At3g03510 produces MMLSGQTGGSSRLLKPTAASQDVQLLELLAARSAKISEILKESSQEGLSHFLQDMPAEAKTFDLVIKFCYGYELDLSTENVVPVTCLAFHLKMTESHSRNNLLRKALTFFEQRVLLSWNETIKALCTVENIYKQAVNYGLVDACIESLVAKALADPSLLGEPIKNSICADDREDADIVYRTNARRRLFDLEGQSEDLTVLPLLLYESIILAMNKRVVPPKNVAVSLSAYANKWVVSSISTGREKMSIYKRNSEREVIEAVERLLSHERGILSCTVLFDMLRSAIILEASSDCINGFEVRIGKQLEEATVKDLFIPFQGNSKEDIECLREILKTFYGNYTHSNLSGLIAVAELMERFLAEVSSNIDLKPEEFVSLADILIAASLVTQRRSDGIYRAIDIYLLNHRYLTESEREEVCLVLDCQKMSPEAREHAARNERLPLRVVVQVLFVGQLQLRDTFLGETQDSDNKLRKEVGGDDLEKLDCGEEQVRNEMEKMSHKVMELERECCMMRKEIQSGCSQSVKKEKVGMWREMKRKFGCTTSMHDYNCQIKKKKVHPK; encoded by the exons ATGATGTTGAGCGGACAAACAGGTGGATCGTCTAG GTTGTTGAAGCCTACAGCAGCTTCCCAAGATGTGCAGCTTCTT GAACTTCTGGCTGCAAGATCAGCAAAAATATCTGAAATACTCAAAGAGAGCTCCCAGGAGggtctctctcatttcctccaaGACATGCCAGCTGAAGCAAAGACTTTTGATCTTGTCATCAAATTCTGCTATGGGTATGAACTGGACTTGTCCACTGAGAATGTTGTACCAGTCACTTGCCTTGCTTTTCACTTAAAGATGACTGAAAGTCATAGCAGAAATAATCTTTTACGCAAGGCCCTTACTTTCTTTGAACAAAGAGTCCTCCTTAGCTGGAATGAAACAATTAAGGCTCTCTGTACCGTGGAAAACATATACAAGCAAGCTGTCAATTATGGCTTGGTAGATGCCTGTATAGAGTCTCTCGTTGCAAAGGCATTGGCAGATCCTAGCCTTCTTGGTGAACCAATCAAGAATTCGATCTGTGCTGATGATAGGGAGGATGCTGACATTGTCTATAGGACAAATGCAAGGAGAAGGCTCTTTGATCTTGAAGGGCAGTCTGAGGATTTGACAGTGCTGCCTCTCCTACTTTATGAGTCTATCATTCTTGCAATGAATAAGCGTGTTGTCCCACCAAAGAATGTGGCTGTATCCCTTTCTGCATATGCAAACAAGTGGGTGGTTTCATCCATCTCCACAGGGAGGGAAAAAATGTCAATTTATAAGAGGAATTCTGAAAGGGAAGTCATTGAAGCTGTGGAAAGGCTTTTATCTCATGAGAGAGGAATCCTTTCTTGCACGGTATTGTTTGACATGCTGCGATCCGCAATAATTTTGGAAGCAAGCTCTGACTGCATAAATGGTTTCGAGGTCCGGATCGGAAAACAACTAGAGGAGGCCACCGTCAAAGACCTCTTTATACCTTTTCAAGGAAACTCCAAGGAAGATATTGAGTGCTTGAGGGAGATACTGAAAACTTTCTATGGAAACTACACTCATTCCAACCTATCAGGATTAATTGCAGTGGCAGAACTCATGGAGAGATTCTTGGCAGAGGTTTCGAGTAACATAGATTTGAAGCCAGAGGAATTTGTTTCATTAGCAGATATATTAATTGCAGCATCGCTGGTAACTCAAAGAAGATCTGATGGAATTTATAGAGCTATTGACATCTACTTGCTCAATCATAGATACCTGACCGaatcagagagagaggaagTGTGCCTGGTGCTGGATTGCCAAAAGATGTCACCTGAAGCTCGTGAACATGCAGCCAGAAATGAAAGATTGCCATTAAGGGTGGTAGTGCAGGTCTTGTTTGTGGGGCAGCTGCAGCTGCGTGACACATTCTTGGGGGAGACGCAGGATTCTGACAACAAATTGAGAAAGGAGGTGGGAGGGGATGATCTAGAGAAGCTGGACTGTGGTGAGGAACAAGTGAGGAATGAAATGGAGAAAATGAGCCACAAGGTGATGGAACTAGAGAGGGAATGCTGTATGATGAGGAAAGAGATCCAGAGTGGTTGCAGCCAAAGTGTCAAAAAAGAGAAAGTTGGCATGTGGAGAGAAATGAAGAGGAAGTTCGGGTGCACCACTAGCATGCACGACTATAACTGccagataaagaagaaaaaggtgcATCCAAAATAA
- the LOC121244619 gene encoding uncharacterized protein LOC121244619 isoform X1 — MKQKIVPLYHRKHISMQSSSIPSEEHIIYNNTVKAMQLMPIQSSIPRSSSDPSLSRTICSRSRRPSNSNHSPSSTPPSKSKYSLRSPILERIINGIKSQSLVASRRSYLKEKDLEAHNRRIAAINVDDAYSNSTPYYKGVYYDSLITKTPKLTSGISSGRKSDSDSVATSSSLSTFIFRIRDLSSNCFSVKIKRDETSKPATYVTMESAGHTPFFPSSSPSASSPRATVTVLKEMSKIAEERKETTVGDVHALLAKEKPLPERVAEPAAVTTVVMQPSKSNPMANEYSPFLTQTPSASAAPRTKTRVLKEMSEGRNEIIGKGDVNDLLVEKKLLRESAEKPAPKIPTGLVLQPSKSKDRIINEKDGNKKMRKNREFLWANKYQPKALDDFICNREKAMELLALIREGGCGHIIFEGPPGVGKRTMIWAMLGEAFGPDRVQARDECKAFNLKGEMLGKIQVNVKQSPQHIEVNLSELKGYEKHVVVELIKETQNMISNKGLLCDSDNCRAIILYEAEKLSTDALLYIKWLLERYKGCNKVFFCCSDLSKLEPIKTICTVVQLVPPSRKEIVEVLEFIAKQEGIELPHRLAEKFAEKSKNNLRQAIRSFEASWLANYPFQDDLEILTGWEDDIANIAKNIVEEQSPKQLYMIRGMLQNLIEHDVSPDSMFKFLVKELKKHAREELKQQIDKLYEEYSRVDENLFESQKLAFANNKSEETGKGVHEPMRRNIVQQFLRIEEFIARFMSCYKSSITTNKSVQH, encoded by the exons ATGAAACAAAAGATAGTACCTCTGTATCATCGTAAACATATCTCCATGCAATCATCTTCCATCCCCTCCGAAGAACATATAATCTACAACAACACAGTTAAAGCAATGCAATTAATGCCGATCCAATCATCAATCCCACGATCTTCTTCTGATCCATCCCTCTCCAGGACAATCTGCTCTCGCTCTCGCCGGCCTAGTAATTCCAACCACTCACCATCTTCAACTCCTCCATCAAAGTCAAAATACTCTCTGCGCTCCCCAATACTAGAAAGGATTATTAATGGCATTAAAAGCCAATCCTTGGTGGCCTCCAGGCGTTCGTATTTGAAAGAGAAGGATCTTGAGGCTCACAACAGAAGAATTGCCGCCATTAATGTCGACGACGCTTACTCCAATTCCACTCCATATTACAAAGGAGTGTATTATGATTCTCTAATTACCAAAACGCCAAAACTGACTTCTGGAATCAGTTCTGGACGCAAAAGTGACTCAGACAGTGTTGCTACCTCTAGctctctctccaccttcatCTTTAGAATTCGAGATCTGAGTTCTAATTGCTTTAGTGTTAAAATTAAGAGAGATGAGACCAGCAAGCCTGCAACCTATGTCACGATGGAATCTGCAGGTCACACTCCTTTCTTCCCTTCTTCATCACCATCCGCATCGTCACCTAGGGCGACTGTGACGGTGTTGAAGGAGATGAGTAAGATTGCTGAAGAAAGGAAGGAGACGACCGTCGGCGATGTCCATGCTTTGTTAGCTAAGGAGAAGCCATTGCCGGAGAGAGTAGCAGAACCCGCAGCCGTAACAACTGTAGTAATGCAGCCATCCAAATCCAATCCAATGGCAAACGAGTATTCTCCTTTCTTGACTCAGACACCATCAGCATCGGCAGCACCAAGGACAAAGACGAGGGTTTTGAAGGAGATGAGTGAAGGAAGGAACGAAATCATCGGTAAAGGCGATGTTAATGATTTGTTAGTTGAGAAGAAGCTCTTGAGAGAGAGTGCGGAAAAACCCGCACCCAAAATACCAACCGGCCTAGTATTGCAGCCATCCAAATCAAAAGACCGAATCATAAATGAGAAAGATGGCAACAAAAAGATGAGGAAAAACCGCGAGTTTTTATGGGCAAACAAGTACCAACCCAAGGCCTTGGACGACTTCATTTGCAATCGAGAAAAAGCAATGGAACTACTAGCTTTG ATCAGAGAGGGAGGATGTGGCCATATTATATTTGAGGGGCCACCGGGCGTGGGGAAGAGAACCATGATATGGGCTATGCTTGGAGAGGCTTTTGGACCTGACAGAGTACAG GCGAGGGACGAATGCAAGGCATTTAACCtgaag GGTGAAATGTTGGGTAAGATCCAAGTAAATGTAAAGCAATCTCCCCAGCACATTGAAGTCAATCTCTCTGAACTAAAGGGCTATGAGAAGCATGTCGTTGTTGAACTTATCAAGGAAACACAAAATATGATTTCTAACAAAGGTTTGCTTTGTGACTCTGACAATTGCCGAG caattattttatatgaggcAGAAAAGCTATCTACAGATGCCCTACTATATATAAAGTGGCTATTGGAACGGTATAAAGGATGTAATAAGGTTTTCTTCTGTTGCTCTGATCTCTCAAAACTTGAACCCATCAAAACAATTTGCACAGTTGTTCAGCTGGTACCACCTTCACGTAAAGAG ATTGTTGAAGTTTTGGAGTTCATAGCTAAACAAGAAGGCATAGAATTGCCACATCGATTGGCTGAAAAATTTGCAGAGAAGTCGAAAAATAATCTTCGTCAAGCCATTCGATCATTTGAGGCCTCTTGGTTGGCCAA CTATCCCTTTCAAGATGATCTAGAAATTTTGACTGGATGGGAAGATGACATTGCAAATATTGCTAAGAATATAGTAGAAGAGCAAAGTCCAAAACA GTTATATATGATTCGTGGGATGCTTCAAAATCTCATAGAACATGATGTATCCCCCGACTCTATGTTCAAG TTTCTGGTAAAAGAGCTAAAGAAGCATGCACGAGAggaattaaaacaacaaattgaTAAACTGTATGAGGAATACAGT AGGgttgatgaaaatttatttgaaagtcAGAAATTGGCCTTTGCAAACAATAAATCCGAGGAAACTGGCAAAGGAGTTCATGAACCAATGAGAAGGAATATTGTTCAACAATTTCTGAGGATCGAAG AGTTTATAGCAAGATTCATGAGCTGCTATAAGTCATCAATCACAACAAACAAAAGTGTGCAACATTGA